One Magnetospirillum sp. 15-1 DNA window includes the following coding sequences:
- a CDS encoding tetratricopeptide repeat protein, with protein sequence MRIATFLTVLIACFGIAGTSLAAPRDKPTPDTLNDLKAKASAGDYRALRDLGTLYRNGDGVARDPELAAALFEQAERRYQDIQVKVGESEATAFFSIGELFYSIGNQRGENARAARWFERAATQGNVLAQFYLGTMFANGEGITADPALAAQWLLAASRQGDKHAADAYCRGLTTGRVLRDESISPQTCPPAPPVGEAARTNSLKSGTDR encoded by the coding sequence ATGCGGATTGCCACATTCCTGACGGTTCTTATTGCCTGCTTCGGGATTGCGGGGACCTCATTGGCGGCTCCCCGAGACAAACCGACCCCGGATACGCTGAATGACCTGAAAGCCAAGGCGTCTGCGGGCGACTATCGCGCTCTTCGCGATCTGGGCACCCTGTACCGGAATGGAGACGGCGTTGCGCGTGACCCGGAACTCGCGGCTGCGCTTTTCGAACAGGCGGAGCGGCGCTACCAGGACATACAGGTCAAGGTCGGCGAATCAGAGGCAACTGCCTTCTTTTCCATCGGCGAGTTGTTCTACTCTATCGGCAATCAACGCGGGGAAAACGCCAGAGCGGCCCGCTGGTTCGAGCGTGCCGCCACCCAAGGAAACGTCCTGGCGCAGTTCTATCTCGGCACCATGTTCGCGAATGGTGAGGGAATTACCGCCGATCCGGCCCTTGCCGCTCAGTGGCTGCTGGCAGCATCACGCCAGGGCGACAAGCATGCTGCTGATGCGTATTGCCGTGGGCTTACCACGGGGCGGGTATTGCGAGACGAATCCATATCGCCACAAACCTGCCCACCCGCCCCGCCTGTCGGTGAAGCGGCAAGGACAAACTCTCTCAAATCGGGAACTGACCGATAG
- a CDS encoding DUF3644 domain-containing protein, translating to MARRPGNTLEKWEVAIVKAMLAKKYVPQDIQAYFSRPTRSINHARISEIRDEAKHKGVKAASEAELDSFLDAWPNIDPVTGLHLQGDELLVKAREAMIAAVHTFNSAGLYFRAELFIVTSIIAWTYLLHAHYKREGVDYRHKKGGIVEKTPAGADKYWELGQCLAHGKCPLDKGVVNNLKFLTEIRHEIEHRSTNRIDDALSAKLQACCINFNDTIKALFGNEFALEKRLPIALQFVTFNGSQRASLIGANLPQHIATAMDNFHNGLTEDEQKDTQFRYRVAFIPKVSGKASKADLAVEFIKPGSPEAEAVERVLLKEVERPKYLPSEIVKKANAAGYPAFSMYDHTLLARQLDARAPGKGFGVMVAKAWYWYENWFEKVMEKLAEGWARP from the coding sequence GTGGCGCGAAGACCTGGGAATACATTGGAGAAGTGGGAAGTTGCCATCGTTAAGGCGATGCTGGCGAAGAAGTACGTACCACAGGATATTCAGGCCTATTTTTCAAGGCCCACGCGCTCTATCAATCATGCTCGCATCTCTGAAATACGCGACGAGGCAAAGCACAAGGGCGTTAAAGCCGCCTCTGAAGCTGAACTTGATAGTTTCTTAGATGCTTGGCCAAATATCGATCCGGTAACAGGCCTGCACCTCCAGGGGGATGAGCTCCTCGTCAAAGCACGAGAGGCGATGATCGCAGCGGTTCACACATTTAATAGTGCAGGACTATATTTTAGGGCAGAGTTATTCATCGTCACCAGCATTATCGCCTGGACATATTTGTTGCACGCACACTACAAACGAGAAGGCGTAGACTATCGGCACAAGAAGGGCGGTATTGTCGAAAAAACGCCAGCCGGTGCAGATAAATACTGGGAACTCGGCCAGTGCCTAGCCCATGGGAAGTGCCCCTTGGACAAGGGTGTCGTCAATAACCTGAAGTTCCTGACCGAGATTCGCCACGAAATCGAGCATCGGTCCACAAATAGGATCGATGACGCCCTGAGCGCCAAGCTCCAGGCCTGCTGCATCAATTTCAACGATACGATCAAGGCGCTATTCGGGAATGAATTCGCACTTGAGAAGAGACTGCCGATTGCATTGCAGTTTGTGACATTTAATGGTTCGCAGAGAGCCAGCCTGATAGGAGCAAATCTTCCTCAACACATTGCCACCGCGATGGACAATTTCCATAACGGGCTAACCGAGGACGAGCAGAAAGATACGCAATTCAGATACCGAGTAGCTTTCATTCCGAAGGTCTCAGGCAAAGCCTCGAAAGCCGACCTCGCCGTCGAATTTATCAAACCGGGGTCGCCAGAAGCTGAAGCCGTCGAGCGAGTCCTGCTTAAGGAAGTTGAGCGACCGAAGTATCTGCCCTCTGAGATTGTTAAGAAGGCAAATGCGGCTGGCTATCCAGCGTTCAGCATGTACGACCACACCCTGCTTGCGAGACAACTCGATGCGCGCGCGCCCGGCAAGGGCTTTGGCGTTATGGTTGCTAAGGCTTGGTATTGGTATGAGAATTGGTTCGAGAAGGTGATGGAGAAGCTAGCGGAGGGATGGGCGCGCCCCTAG
- a CDS encoding DUF6641 family protein — translation MSALTKLKLANASRKPVEETPEERMRNRMVAHLTEQLAMATALIECRSYTATRTVTKKNDDGSAVTVERDKRLRPWYWHDLSGKWFLELRYANTVLSLAKDQNAIEVGTKDKLVPTIQTVVEAVKAGELDAAMNAALASRKKANK, via the coding sequence ATGTCTGCCCTGACCAAGCTGAAGCTCGCCAATGCCTCCCGCAAGCCAGTCGAGGAGACCCCGGAGGAGCGTATGCGCAACCGCATGGTTGCGCACCTAACCGAGCAGTTGGCGATGGCCACCGCCCTCATCGAATGTCGCTCCTATACGGCTACTCGCACCGTGACCAAGAAGAATGACGACGGCAGCGCCGTGACCGTCGAGCGCGACAAGCGCCTGCGCCCCTGGTACTGGCACGACCTTAGCGGCAAGTGGTTTCTTGAGCTTCGCTACGCCAACACCGTGCTGAGCCTCGCCAAGGATCAGAACGCGATCGAGGTCGGCACCAAGGACAAGCTCGTTCCGACGATCCAGACGGTGGTCGAAGCCGTGAAGGCAGGTGAACTGGATGCTGCGATGAACGCGGCACTGGCTTCACGGAAGAAGGCCAACAAGTAG
- a CDS encoding site-specific integrase: protein MKQAKVLSESELKRVLAIIAGRKHAARNRAALMLSFYAGMRVGEIAALTVKDVLDGEGRVKDQILLRGAITKTGEARAVFVGDKLRKELERYMAALKVAHPSGDTPFLLTQKQTAFSPNTLCQLFTHLYAAAGIDGASSHSGRRWFITRLAHSGVSAKVIMTLAGHRHLSTTQRYIEVNDAMMRAAVEIL, encoded by the coding sequence ATGAAACAGGCCAAGGTCCTGAGCGAGAGCGAACTGAAGCGCGTGCTGGCCATCATCGCCGGCCGGAAGCACGCGGCCCGCAACCGTGCCGCCCTGATGCTCAGTTTCTATGCCGGCATGCGAGTCGGCGAGATCGCCGCCTTGACCGTCAAGGACGTGCTGGACGGTGAGGGGCGGGTCAAGGATCAAATCCTGCTGCGGGGCGCCATCACCAAGACCGGCGAGGCGCGGGCCGTGTTCGTGGGCGACAAGCTGCGCAAGGAACTGGAACGCTACATGGCCGCGCTGAAGGTGGCCCATCCCTCCGGCGACACCCCGTTCCTGTTGACGCAGAAGCAGACGGCATTCTCGCCCAATACACTGTGCCAGTTGTTCACCCATCTCTACGCGGCGGCGGGCATCGACGGCGCCAGTAGCCACAGCGGGCGACGCTGGTTCATCACCCGGCTCGCCCATTCCGGCGTATCGGCCAAGGTGATCATGACCCTGGCCGGGCACCGCCACCTCAGCACCACGCAACGCTATATCGAGGTCAACGACGCCATGATGCGGGCGGCGGTGGAAATCCTCTGA
- a CDS encoding response regulator → MPPEQPFVVAVIDDDAGFRDAIGWLLTANGYMVRSYGDAPSFIDGHDSASIGCVLLDLRLDGACGIDTFVVARQRGHDAPVLMISGHGDIPTAVKAVQLGAAGFIEKPVDNDKLIASVAAACTAHRRQCREHGRSVNAMKGYGQLTERERQVFWLMIDGQLTKEVAKTLGISIRTTEIHRSRVFEKMAASGLSELHKAAYFLSRLPVYP, encoded by the coding sequence ATGCCGCCAGAACAGCCTTTCGTCGTCGCAGTCATTGATGATGATGCCGGATTCCGGGATGCGATCGGTTGGCTGCTCACAGCTAACGGCTACATGGTGCGGAGCTATGGCGATGCCCCGTCCTTCATCGACGGCCATGACTCTGCATCCATCGGCTGCGTGCTGCTCGACCTGCGCCTGGACGGGGCGTGCGGCATCGACACCTTCGTGGTGGCACGGCAGCGCGGCCATGATGCGCCCGTCCTGATGATCTCAGGCCATGGCGACATCCCCACCGCTGTCAAAGCAGTACAGCTTGGCGCGGCGGGCTTCATCGAAAAGCCGGTGGACAACGATAAGCTGATCGCCTCCGTCGCGGCGGCTTGCACTGCGCATCGGCGGCAATGCCGTGAGCATGGGCGTTCGGTAAACGCCATGAAGGGCTATGGTCAGCTGACCGAGCGAGAGCGGCAGGTGTTCTGGCTGATGATCGATGGACAGCTGACCAAGGAAGTCGCAAAGACACTCGGGATCAGTATCCGGACAACGGAAATCCATCGCTCGCGGGTTTTCGAGAAGATGGCGGCGAGTGGCTTGTCTGAGTTGCACAAGGCCGCGTATTTCCTGTCTCGCCTTCCCGTCTATCCGTAA
- a CDS encoding outer membrane beta-barrel protein produces MKKLLGATSGLATCALFLATGAEAGTGPLEGAYAGMDIGYGQTLYQGSNRGTTASETYTQDFGSYNEPRPGGFAGYGKAFGNWFVAPEFKIQTDNDATLEVHPSVSNTFSLRQEFTYGGGLRLGYLARRDTLVYVRGDYLRSRFKLKFTGDGTNDTRTLDGWDAGIGTELAVGSGFSVRGEYLWSQFETFTRPTNSYEPSIGMARLGVAYHFGIDDTTVQNEKPVDFGGFYVGLQSGYGDASAKELMSDQRQNDTFYYSRPAHGFTGGLYAGYGWMPGRVYIGGEAEANLDGYEMKEDVADGTRNRWGMNYTYGASLRGGYRITNTALLYGRVGAVRSGVEYKSNRGRHSEEELWGLRMGVGMEIAMTDKVMVRGEYTHTAYEKMTYLDANGQPDELAPRENLFRVGIAYKF; encoded by the coding sequence ATGAAGAAGCTGCTTGGCGCCACCTCCGGGCTTGCGACGTGCGCCCTATTCCTGGCGACGGGCGCCGAAGCCGGTACTGGCCCGCTTGAGGGGGCTTACGCGGGCATGGATATTGGCTACGGCCAAACTCTCTACCAAGGCAGCAATCGGGGAACGACGGCAAGCGAGACCTATACGCAGGATTTCGGCTCCTATAATGAGCCGCGCCCTGGTGGCTTCGCCGGATACGGCAAGGCGTTCGGGAATTGGTTCGTGGCCCCCGAATTCAAGATTCAGACCGACAATGACGCCACGCTGGAGGTGCATCCCAGCGTCTCGAACACGTTTAGCCTGCGGCAGGAGTTCACCTATGGCGGCGGTCTACGCCTTGGCTATCTGGCCCGACGGGACACGCTGGTCTATGTACGCGGCGACTACCTGCGAAGCCGCTTCAAGCTGAAATTTACCGGTGACGGAACCAACGACACCCGAACCCTGGATGGCTGGGACGCCGGTATCGGAACAGAACTGGCGGTCGGCAGCGGATTCAGCGTTCGCGGCGAATATCTCTGGAGCCAGTTCGAGACCTTCACGCGGCCGACCAATTCCTATGAACCGTCCATCGGCATGGCCCGCCTGGGTGTGGCCTACCATTTCGGCATCGATGACACGACCGTGCAGAACGAGAAGCCGGTGGATTTCGGCGGCTTCTATGTCGGCCTGCAATCCGGCTACGGCGATGCATCCGCCAAGGAGCTGATGAGCGACCAGAGGCAGAACGACACCTTCTACTACAGCCGCCCCGCCCACGGCTTTACCGGCGGCCTGTACGCCGGATACGGATGGATGCCCGGCCGGGTCTATATCGGCGGCGAGGCGGAAGCCAACCTGGACGGCTACGAGATGAAGGAAGACGTCGCCGACGGCACCCGGAATCGGTGGGGCATGAATTACACCTATGGGGCGTCCCTGCGGGGCGGCTATCGCATCACCAACACCGCACTGCTGTATGGCCGTGTCGGAGCCGTCCGCAGCGGCGTGGAATACAAAAGCAATCGAGGCCGTCACAGCGAGGAAGAGCTTTGGGGCCTCAGGATGGGCGTCGGCATGGAGATCGCCATGACCGACAAGGTGATGGTGCGGGGTGAGTACACTCACACGGCCTACGAGAAGATGACCTATCTCGACGCCAACGGTCAGCCGGATGAATTGGCTCCCCGGGAGAATCTGTTCCGAGTAGGCATTGCCTATAAGTTCTGA
- a CDS encoding MASE1 domain-containing protein translates to MRSAVTSKLMPQQVATAVLYPVIWVLAHKAAVAMNVGPGVSIWYPPAGLTFAFLLRFPRFWPLAYVGIGTVVLLSPYAVTTPGAWLSWLIPPTGYVVGVALLRRWLNSPLDLSRQAHIHRFIAASLATPAIVAAINVLNFCADGTIPWSEYGPLAARFFIGDALGIVTLAPMLLLLNRPWRSHFRQKDGRVLFLGLLATALILYLEVAELLLGHDQGRFSYFVMLPVAWNAVAFGVLGAALSTLLANISITAASLLRPDQTVLAGAPYFMLSIGYLSLILAGAIEDREGALRKLRKQDRALDKAYRHFTTHETASKLAHEIRQPLASASTYAQALHTMAERGNIDPAELPEITGRLEREVQRVREIISANQAQLDQAAGRREVLPLATVMGDVVPLLRQICDDSGASAQFELGRCTAKVLGDRTTLQQLAVNLVRNACEAMVAVPQRTLLVALTEENGKAVLRVRDSGPGFQEETLRSGHALFASAKPGGSGFGLPIARAILTAHGGDLEIANNADGGACVNCWLPVAS, encoded by the coding sequence ATGCGTAGCGCGGTCACCTCCAAACTCATGCCCCAACAGGTCGCCACTGCGGTCCTTTATCCTGTTATCTGGGTCTTGGCCCACAAGGCGGCGGTGGCAATGAATGTTGGCCCCGGTGTCAGCATCTGGTATCCGCCGGCCGGACTGACCTTCGCCTTTCTTCTTCGCTTTCCCCGGTTCTGGCCGCTGGCTTACGTGGGCATCGGCACTGTGGTGCTGCTCAGCCCCTATGCCGTCACCACGCCGGGCGCGTGGTTGTCGTGGCTGATCCCGCCGACCGGCTATGTGGTCGGCGTTGCGCTGCTACGGCGCTGGCTTAATAGCCCGCTGGACCTCAGCCGTCAGGCGCACATCCATCGCTTTATCGCGGCCTCTCTCGCCACCCCAGCCATCGTCGCGGCTATCAATGTCCTAAACTTCTGCGCCGATGGGACAATTCCATGGTCGGAATACGGCCCATTGGCAGCTCGCTTCTTCATTGGCGATGCGCTGGGCATTGTGACCTTGGCACCCATGCTGTTGTTGCTGAACCGTCCGTGGCGATCCCACTTCCGGCAAAAGGATGGGCGCGTGCTGTTCCTCGGCCTGCTGGCGACCGCCTTGATCCTGTACCTGGAGGTGGCGGAACTGCTGTTGGGGCATGATCAGGGGCGCTTTTCCTATTTCGTCATGCTGCCGGTGGCGTGGAACGCGGTGGCCTTCGGCGTGCTGGGCGCGGCCTTGTCCACCTTGCTCGCCAATATCTCGATCACGGCGGCCAGCTTGCTGCGGCCTGACCAAACAGTCTTGGCCGGTGCTCCTTATTTCATGCTGTCCATCGGCTATCTCAGCCTGATCCTCGCCGGGGCGATCGAGGACCGCGAAGGGGCGTTGCGCAAGCTGCGTAAGCAGGATCGCGCCTTGGACAAGGCGTACCGCCACTTCACTACCCACGAAACGGCGTCCAAGCTGGCGCACGAGATCAGGCAACCCCTGGCCTCGGCCTCCACTTATGCCCAGGCGCTGCACACCATGGCGGAGCGAGGAAACATCGATCCAGCGGAACTGCCAGAAATCACCGGACGACTGGAGCGCGAGGTGCAGCGGGTGCGCGAGATCATCTCCGCCAATCAGGCGCAATTAGACCAAGCCGCCGGCAGGCGAGAAGTGCTGCCGCTGGCGACGGTGATGGGTGATGTTGTGCCGCTGCTGCGCCAGATTTGCGACGATAGCGGCGCATCGGCCCAATTCGAGTTGGGCAGGTGCACTGCCAAGGTCTTGGGCGACCGCACCACCCTTCAGCAATTGGCGGTCAATCTGGTCCGCAATGCCTGCGAGGCTATGGTCGCTGTGCCCCAGCGGACCTTGTTGGTGGCGCTGACGGAAGAGAACGGCAAGGCGGTGTTGCGCGTTCGGGACAGCGGCCCCGGCTTCCAGGAAGAGACGTTGCGCAGCGGCCATGCACTGTTCGCGTCAGCCAAGCCCGGCGGCAGTGGCTTTGGCTTGCCTATCGCGCGGGCCATCTTGACCGCCCACGGCGGCGATCTGGAGATCGCCAACAACGCCGATGGCGGCGCCTGCGTCAACTGCTGGCTACCGGTCGCATCATGA
- a CDS encoding IS5 family transposase (programmed frameshift): MVMARFDLSEKEWEIIAPLLPNKPRGVPRTDDRRVLNGIFYILRTGSPWRDLPERYGPYTTAYNRFNRWAKAGVWLNIFEALAAQSPQSLQFIDSSIIRAHQHAAGGKKGGADNAIGRSRGGLSTKIHAIVDECGLPVKLLLTPGQASDKAAAPAMLEGLPTAQAFVGDRGYDWQALVDLVKSKGGCAHIPTQRDRKVQRSVDHGLYRKRNLVERFFNKLKHFRRVATRFDKSARNFLAAVMLASTRLWMRTYESRT; encoded by the exons TTGGTCATGGCCCGCTTCGACCTTTCGGAAAAGGAATGGGAAATCATCGCGCCGCTGCTGCCGAACAAGCCGCGTGGCGTGCCCCGAACCGATGATCGCCGGGTGCTCAACGGCATCTTCTACATCCTGCGGACGGGTTCGCCGTGGCGCGATTTGCCTGAACGCTACGGCCCCTACACGACCGCATACAATCGCTTCAATCGCTGGGCGAAGGCAGGCGTTTGGCTGAACATTTTCGAGGCGTTGGCGGCACAATCGCCACAGTCGCTGCAATTCATCGACAGTTCGATCATCCGTGCCCACCAGCATGCCGCTGGGGGTAAAAAGGGGG GCGCGGATAACGCCATCGGCCGTTCTCGTGGAGGACTGAGCACCAAAATCCACGCCATCGTGGACGAGTGCGGCTTGCCGGTAAAACTACTGCTGACGCCGGGCCAGGCCTCGGACAAGGCGGCGGCGCCAGCCATGCTTGAGGGCTTGCCGACCGCCCAGGCATTTGTCGGTGACCGTGGCTACGACTGGCAGGCGCTGGTTGATCTGGTCAAATCCAAGGGCGGCTGCGCCCACATCCCAACCCAGCGCGACCGCAAGGTCCAACGCTCCGTCGATCATGGGCTTTACCGGAAACGGAACCTCGTCGAACGGTTCTTCAATAAGCTGAAGCACTTCAGGCGAGTCGCGACGCGCTTCGACAAGTCGGCCAGGAATTTCCTCGCCGCAGTCATGCTCGCCTCAACCCGCCTGTGGATGCGGACTTATGAGTCCAGAACCTAG
- a CDS encoding DUF3768 domain-containing protein: protein MDRTERIAELNDRRRRDHSYGKVVITRGIQALGHQAVMEVLTAVAAFSDFTPDNDPYGEHDCAVMTVGDHRVIWKIDYYDPDLNFASDDPANPAVTIRVLTIMLADEY from the coding sequence ATGGACCGGACGGAACGTATCGCCGAACTGAACGACCGGCGTCGCCGGGACCACAGTTACGGCAAGGTGGTGATCACCAGGGGCATTCAGGCACTCGGCCACCAGGCTGTCATGGAGGTGCTCACTGCCGTCGCCGCGTTTTCCGATTTCACCCCCGACAACGACCCCTACGGCGAGCACGATTGCGCGGTGATGACCGTAGGGGACCATCGTGTCATTTGGAAGATCGACTACTACGACCCGGACCTGAACTTTGCCTCCGACGATCCGGCAAACCCTGCCGTGACCATCCGCGTGCTGACGATCATGCTCGCCGACGAATACTGA
- a CDS encoding MBL fold metallo-hydrolase: MALSSLLRNALVGAVLVLSAAAPALAEPPAQRADQVGGWHRFKLGGFQVTALYDGYIDLDRKTLLGTEAKTVEALLSRMFVDYGKGMQTAVNAYLVHTGSRLVLVDAGTAKAFGPTLGYILENIKAAGYDPAQVDTVLLTHLHPDHAYGLLTPDGAVAFPNAQVWVDKDEAGYWLDEAVAAKAPQAMQGMYKLARDAVAPYKAAGRFRTFSGQADLPAGIAAVATHGHTPGHTSYLFTSQGQSLLVLGDLVHSHATQFARPDIAFEYDSDKAQAVKTRKQVFADAAKQRLWVAGAHLPFPGIGHIRAEGKAFAWVPLEYSPIRSDR, translated from the coding sequence ATGGCCTTGTCGTCCCTGTTGCGAAATGCCCTGGTGGGTGCCGTCCTGGTGTTGTCCGCCGCCGCTCCGGCCTTGGCCGAACCGCCGGCCCAGCGCGCCGATCAGGTGGGCGGCTGGCACCGCTTCAAGCTGGGCGGTTTCCAGGTGACGGCGCTCTATGACGGCTATATCGACCTGGACCGCAAGACCCTGCTGGGCACCGAGGCCAAGACGGTGGAGGCCCTGCTGTCGCGCATGTTCGTCGATTACGGCAAGGGCATGCAGACGGCGGTCAACGCCTATCTGGTCCATACCGGCTCGCGCCTGGTACTGGTGGATGCCGGCACCGCCAAGGCCTTCGGCCCGACGCTGGGCTACATCCTCGAGAATATCAAGGCGGCGGGCTACGATCCGGCCCAGGTGGATACGGTGCTGCTCACCCATCTGCATCCCGACCATGCCTACGGCCTGCTGACCCCGGACGGCGCCGTCGCCTTCCCCAATGCCCAGGTGTGGGTCGACAAGGACGAGGCCGGTTACTGGCTGGACGAGGCGGTGGCCGCCAAGGCACCCCAGGCCATGCAGGGCATGTACAAGCTGGCCCGCGACGCCGTGGCGCCCTACAAGGCCGCCGGCCGCTTCAGGACCTTCAGCGGCCAGGCCGACCTGCCGGCCGGCATCGCGGCCGTCGCCACCCACGGCCACACGCCCGGCCACACCTCCTATCTTTTCACCTCCCAGGGCCAGAGCCTGCTGGTGCTGGGCGATCTGGTACACAGCCACGCCACCCAGTTCGCCCGCCCCGACATCGCCTTCGAATACGACAGCGACAAGGCCCAGGCGGTGAAGACACGCAAGCAGGTCTTCGCCGATGCCGCGAAGCAGCGCCTGTGGGTGGCCGGCGCCCATCTGCCCTTCCCCGGCATCGGCCACATCCGCGCCGAGGGCAAGGCCTTCGCCTGGGTGCCGCTGGAATACAGCCCGATCCGCAGCGATCGATAG